The Synchiropus splendidus isolate RoL2022-P1 chromosome 11, RoL_Sspl_1.0, whole genome shotgun sequence genome contains a region encoding:
- the sh3bgrl gene encoding SH3 domain-binding glutamic acid-rich-like protein isoform X3 has product MVIKVYIASSSGSTSIKKQQQDVMGFLAANKIEFEECDIAANEENRKWMRENVPEESRPATGNPLPPQIFNESKYCGNYEAFFDAREDNAVYAFLGLTAPPGSKEAEALAKKAQQ; this is encoded by the exons ATGGTGATCAAAGTCTACATAGCATCGTCCTCCGGCTCCACCTCG AttaagaagcagcagcaggatgtgaTGGGCTTCCTGGCGGCCAATAAGATCGAGTTCGAGGAGTGTGACATCGCAGCCAAtgaggaaaacaggaagtggatgagAGAGAACGTGCCGGAGGAGTCCAGGCCGGCCACGGGGAACCCTCTGCCGCCGCAGATCTTCAACGAGAGCAAGTATTGTGGG AACTACGAGGCCTTCTTCGATGCCAGAGAGGACAACGCTGTGTACGCGTTTTTAGGTCTGACGGCTCCTCCGGGCTCCAAG GAGGCCGAGGCGCTCGCCAAGAAAGCACAGCAGTAG
- the si:dkey-237j10.2 gene encoding uncharacterized protein si:dkey-237j10.2 — protein sequence MLAEGFVQLLQYKEERKPPSSPAAPRRRTHATRIESLKYELHKCQEDEPESGPKSEVRSSPSSPLRAPSPEAVGLLIPGHSVAHTLESTLCSSCSLLDQYTDLQVAESGLMPLSTVRVVEESVFCEPSDLRPGAVEVSPDQGYLVMGPSAEPSLDLPSSCQWPMSNSLLNGLLDKQLEEVYLQHLTENLARCNSHLGNSLLHGLVPPPKPSGGSQGAESLDVCLNEGSRMVSEAGYLCTQPSVPCSSTFSSPMLRISEAENCPTK from the exons ATGCTGGCTGAAGGCTTCGTCCAGCTGCTGCAGtacaaggaggagaggaagccgCCTTCCTCCCCTGCGGCGCCGAGGAGACGGACACACGCCACCAGGATCGAGTCACTCAAGTACGAACTCCACAAGTGTCAGGAAGATGAACCAGAATCAG GTCCAAAGTCGGAAGTGAGGTCATCCCCCAGCTCACCTCTCCGGGCTCCATCACCAGAGGCGGTGGGCCTCTTGATCCCAGGACATTCAGTGGCCCACACCCTGGAGTCGACcctgtgcagcagctgcagcctccTGGATCAGTACACGGACCTGCAGGTGGCGGAGTCTGGACTCATGCCCCTCAGCACAGTCAGAGTGGTGGAGGAGAGCGTCTTCTGTGAACCGTCGGACCTGCGGCCCGGGGCGGTGGAGGTCAGTCCAGACCAGGGTTATCTGGTCATGGGGCCCAGCGCCGAGCCCAGCCTGGACCTGCCCAGCTCCTGTCAGTGGCCCATGTCCAACTCGCTGCTCAACGGGCTCCTGGACAAACAGCTGGAGGAGGTCTACCTCCAGCACCTGACGGAGAACTTGGCCCGCTGCAACTCGCACTTGGGCAACAGCCTCCTGCACGGCCTGGTGCCGCCTCCCAAACCCAGCGGCGGGTCGCAGGGGGCCGAGTCCCTGGACGTGTGTCTGAATGAAGGGTCCAGGATGGTGAGCGAGGCCGGCTATCTGTGCACCCAGCCGTCCGTGccctgctcctccaccttcagctcGCCCATGCTCCGGATCTCAGAGGCCGAAAACTGCCCCACAAAATAA
- the sh3bgrl gene encoding SH3 domain-binding glutamic acid-rich-like protein isoform X2 produces the protein MIKKQQQDVMGFLAANKIEFEECDIAANEENRKWMRENVPEESRPATGNPLPPQIFNEKLRGLLRCQRGQRCVRVFRSDGSSGLQGGRGARQESTAVAPTRPLTRPLTWLDHAQHQSHPTHFINVHLFLLDPDESSAQLCLVSCSPGSRLPLNWVCCRPDTSM, from the exons ATG AttaagaagcagcagcaggatgtgaTGGGCTTCCTGGCGGCCAATAAGATCGAGTTCGAGGAGTGTGACATCGCAGCCAAtgaggaaaacaggaagtggatgagAGAGAACGTGCCGGAGGAGTCCAGGCCGGCCACGGGGAACCCTCTGCCGCCGCAGATCTTCAACGAGA AACTACGAGGCCTTCTTCGATGCCAGAGAGGACAACGCTGTGTACGCGTTTTTAGGTCTGACGGCTCCTCCGGGCTCCAAG GAGGCCGAGGCGCTCGCCAAGAAAGCACAGCAGTAGCTCCCACGCGACCCCTGACCCGACCCCTGACCTGGCTGGACCACGCCCAGCACCAATCACATCCGACTCACTTTATTAAcgtgcatttgtttttgttggatCCAGATGAatcatctgctcagctgtgCCTTGTCAGCTGCAGTCCAGGGAGCCGCCTCCCTCTAAACTGGGTCTGCTGTCGCCCGGACACTTCGATGTAG
- the sh3bgrl gene encoding SH3 domain-binding glutamic acid-rich-like protein isoform X1 has translation MVIKVYIASSSGSTSIKKQQQDVMGFLAANKIEFEECDIAANEENRKWMRENVPEESRPATGNPLPPQIFNEKLRGLLRCQRGQRCVRVFRSDGSSGLQGGRGARQESTAVAPTRPLTRPLTWLDHAQHQSHPTHFINVHLFLLDPDESSAQLCLVSCSPGSRLPLNWVCCRPDTSM, from the exons ATGGTGATCAAAGTCTACATAGCATCGTCCTCCGGCTCCACCTCG AttaagaagcagcagcaggatgtgaTGGGCTTCCTGGCGGCCAATAAGATCGAGTTCGAGGAGTGTGACATCGCAGCCAAtgaggaaaacaggaagtggatgagAGAGAACGTGCCGGAGGAGTCCAGGCCGGCCACGGGGAACCCTCTGCCGCCGCAGATCTTCAACGAGA AACTACGAGGCCTTCTTCGATGCCAGAGAGGACAACGCTGTGTACGCGTTTTTAGGTCTGACGGCTCCTCCGGGCTCCAAG GAGGCCGAGGCGCTCGCCAAGAAAGCACAGCAGTAGCTCCCACGCGACCCCTGACCCGACCCCTGACCTGGCTGGACCACGCCCAGCACCAATCACATCCGACTCACTTTATTAAcgtgcatttgtttttgttggatCCAGATGAatcatctgctcagctgtgCCTTGTCAGCTGCAGTCCAGGGAGCCGCCTCCCTCTAAACTGGGTCTGCTGTCGCCCGGACACTTCGATGTAG
- the LOC128767594 gene encoding transmembrane protein 182-like: MRVGAAALAGGIFGVFGTLCFFLAFATDYWLVASDDCGPTPTTPTVNGTLNQTEAAVTAAPTAFLTLHHEGFFWRCVFQVEPSADAVQATLFTNQPQSKVCVHGYLFPLPVAVGQVPHPIYDATAVFRGFWTLLIILGLACSLAGAFLLLCGVPFFSHKLYRLGGAFLLAAAALFLLVLLLFVLWMETVDVRRYVLQERGESCPEATVSVLYGLSFMVAAAGVPLELIAGLVFMLVGRALLASK, translated from the exons ATGAGGGTGGGAGCTGCTGCCTTGGCCGGGGGGATATTCGGGGTGTTTGGAACGCTGTGCTTCTTCCTGGCCTTCGCTACGGACTACTGGCTGGTGGCCAGCGACGACTGTGGGCCCACGCCAACCACTCCAACTGTCAACGGGACTCTG AACCAGACGGAGGCTGCGGTCACCGCCGCGCCCACGGCGTTCCTCACCCTCCACCATGAGGGCTTCTTCTGGCGCTGCGTGTTTCAGGTGGAGCCCAGTGCTGACGCCGTCCAGGCCACGCTCTTCA CCAACCAGCCGCAGTCCAAGGTGTGTGTCCACGGTTACCTCTTCCCTCTGCCGGTCGCGGTGGGACAGGTGCCTCATCCCATCTATGACGCCACAGCAG TGTTCCGAGGGTTCTGGACCCTGCTGATCATTCTGGGTCTGGCCTGCTCGCTGGCCGGAGCCTTCCTCCTGCTCTGTGGAGTCCCATTCTTCAGCCATAAACTGTACCGACTGGGCGGAGCCTTCCTCCTCGCCGCTG CGGCTCTCttcctgctggtgctgctgctcttcGTCCTGTGGATGGAGACGGTGGACGTGAGGAGGTACGTCCTCCAGGAGAGGGGCGAGTCCTGCCCGGAGGCCACGGTGTCGGTGCTGTACGGCCTGTCCTTCATGGTGGCGGCGGCCGGCGTTCCTCTGGAGCTCATCGCCGGGCTGGTCTTCATGCTGGTGGGCCGGGCGCTGCTCGCCAGCAAGTGA